Proteins encoded by one window of Dialister pneumosintes:
- a CDS encoding site-specific integrase, which yields MLSDKSLQSLADSKAESTINSYESDWNDFCDWCQYHKQSSFPASAETVVNYINDLADYAKNSTIRRRISAISENYNAAGSVVKNPCKEWIVKETLVGLSRRKGIAQKGKTAIYWEELEQMVASMNPDNLTDIRDKAILLLGFMGAFRRSELSNLQIEDLSFYPQGMIVTIEQSKTDQMGEGQKVGIPYLKDTNMCAILAVKKWLQEIKHTSGPLFRRILKSGKLGNTAISDKSINLIVKKYVGRIGLQTDLYGAHSLRHGFATYAALHGIEERIIMKQTRHKSVEMVRHYINEANLFVNNPIAMIFNK from the coding sequence ATGCTATCAGATAAAAGTTTGCAATCACTTGCAGATTCTAAAGCAGAAAGTACTATTAATTCTTACGAGTCGGATTGGAATGATTTTTGTGATTGGTGTCAATATCATAAACAATCCTCCTTCCCTGCTTCTGCAGAAACTGTTGTAAATTATATTAATGATTTAGCAGATTATGCTAAAAATTCGACTATACGACGTCGAATTAGTGCTATATCCGAGAATTATAATGCAGCAGGTTCAGTTGTAAAAAATCCTTGTAAAGAATGGATTGTAAAAGAAACTTTAGTTGGGTTAAGTAGACGAAAAGGTATTGCACAAAAAGGGAAAACTGCTATTTATTGGGAAGAACTTGAACAAATGGTTGCTAGCATGAATCCAGATAATTTAACGGATATTAGAGATAAAGCTATTTTATTATTAGGATTTATGGGAGCATTTAGACGTAGTGAATTATCAAATTTACAAATAGAAGACTTGTCTTTTTATCCACAAGGGATGATCGTTACCATCGAACAATCAAAAACTGATCAAATGGGCGAAGGGCAAAAAGTAGGAATTCCATATCTTAAAGATACCAATATGTGTGCTATACTTGCAGTAAAAAAATGGCTACAAGAAATAAAGCATACCTCTGGTCCTTTATTTAGAAGAATACTAAAATCAGGAAAATTAGGAAATACTGCAATTAGTGATAAATCAATTAATCTTATTGTAAAAAAATATGTTGGCCGTATTGGATTGCAAACAGATTTATATGGTGCTCACAGTTTACGACATGGATTTGCAACTTATGCAGCTCTTCATGGCATTGAAGAACGTATTATAATGAAGCAAACTAGACATAAATCTGTAGAAATGGTACGTCATTATATTAACGAGGCTAATTTATTTGTAAATAATCCTATTGCTATGATATTTAATAAATAA
- a CDS encoding LysM peptidoglycan-binding domain-containing protein encodes MKKRNRKILLTILCVILLAMFGYAVNADMISNEPLYTTVTVEYNDTLWTIAGRHISDDTDIRSYVFELEEVNNITNPAALVPGQTIRVPIINK; translated from the coding sequence ATGAAAAAACGAAATCGTAAAATATTACTAACAATATTATGTGTTATATTATTAGCTATGTTTGGATATGCAGTAAATGCAGATATGATTTCTAATGAGCCATTATATACAACTGTAACAGTAGAGTATAATGATACATTATGGACTATTGCAGGAAGGCATATCTCTGATGATACTGACATTAGAAGTTATGTATTTGAGTTAGAAGAAGTTAATAATATTACTAATCCGGCTGCTTTAGTGCCTGGCCAAACCATTCGAGTTCCTATTATTAATAAATAA
- the lexA gene encoding transcriptional repressor LexA — MPHKKLGTKRSLTTREQSILTCIKNKIRENGFPPTVREICNEVGLRSTSTVHGYLARLEELGVIKRDPSSSRAIEVTEDMSWRKKKMIPTPIVGAVRAGEPIIAEERVETVLPLPAELIGNQNSFILTVRGDSMINVGIYENDLLVVAQQNTANNGDIVVALVGEEEATVKTFYREADHIRLQPENDDYEPIRSAEVRILGKVIGLYRHYN; from the coding sequence GTGCCACATAAAAAATTAGGAACAAAACGTTCTCTTACTACTAGAGAACAGTCTATTCTTACTTGTATAAAGAATAAAATCAGAGAAAACGGATTTCCCCCTACTGTACGTGAAATATGTAATGAAGTAGGACTGCGTTCTACTTCTACAGTACATGGTTATTTAGCTCGATTAGAAGAACTGGGTGTTATCAAACGTGATCCTTCCAGCTCTAGAGCTATTGAAGTTACAGAAGATATGTCTTGGCGGAAAAAGAAAATGATTCCGACCCCTATTGTTGGAGCGGTGCGTGCAGGAGAACCTATTATTGCGGAAGAAAGAGTTGAAACGGTTCTTCCCCTTCCTGCAGAACTTATTGGTAATCAGAATTCTTTTATTCTTACTGTTCGCGGAGACAGCATGATTAATGTGGGAATTTATGAAAATGATTTATTAGTTGTGGCACAACAAAATACAGCTAATAATGGAGATATTGTGGTTGCATTAGTAGGAGAAGAAGAAGCTACCGTTAAAACTTTTTATAGAGAAGCAGATCATATTCGATTGCAGCCTGAAAATGATGATTATGAGCCTATCCGTTCTGCAGAAGTAAGAATTTTAGGAAAAGTAATAGGTCTTTATAGACATTATAATTAA
- the dapA gene encoding 4-hydroxy-tetrahydrodipicolinate synthase: protein MKKLGRIITAMVTPFKDDGTIDFNAMVTLGKYLISHGSEGLLVGGTTGEGATLSKEEKLHLYEFMVNEFSSQVPIIANTGGIDTVSTIEFTKEVAKLGVDAVLVICPFYVKPTQEGLYQHFKSIAKAVDIPILIYNVPGRTRSDISVLTLKRLVEECPNIIGIKDATGDWNRVSEEKRVLPDDFLIYSGDDSMTLPIISIGGAGVISVASHIIGNDLLQMIDAYQNGNTELAKKLHLKMFPIMDGLFFITSPIPVKTALNLLGLPGGKFRLPMVEANEEETGYIRKLLLDYKLLSE, encoded by the coding sequence GTGAAAAAATTGGGGCGTATAATTACAGCTATGGTCACACCATTTAAAGATGATGGAACTATTGATTTTAATGCCATGGTTACTTTGGGAAAATATCTTATTTCACATGGTTCAGAAGGTCTATTAGTAGGTGGTACCACCGGTGAGGGGGCTACACTAAGCAAAGAAGAAAAATTACATTTATATGAATTTATGGTTAATGAATTTAGTTCCCAAGTTCCTATTATTGCTAATACAGGTGGTATTGACACAGTTTCTACTATTGAATTTACAAAAGAAGTGGCTAAGTTAGGGGTAGATGCTGTGTTAGTAATTTGTCCATTTTATGTAAAACCGACTCAAGAGGGGTTATATCAACATTTTAAATCTATTGCAAAAGCAGTAGATATTCCTATTCTTATTTATAATGTACCTGGACGAACTCGATCGGATATTAGCGTATTGACATTAAAACGTTTAGTTGAAGAATGTCCTAATATTATTGGTATAAAAGATGCTACAGGAGATTGGAATAGGGTGTCAGAAGAAAAAAGAGTACTTCCTGACGACTTCTTAATTTATAGTGGGGATGATTCCATGACTCTTCCGATTATTTCTATTGGAGGTGCTGGAGTAATTAGTGTTGCTAGCCATATAATAGGTAATGATTTGTTACAAATGATCGATGCATATCAAAATGGTAATACAGAATTAGCTAAGAAACTTCATCTTAAAATGTTTCCGATAATGGATGGGTTATTTTTTATAACAAGTCCAATTCCTGTAAAAACAGCTTTAAATTTATTGGGATTGCCGGGTGGAAAATTCCGACTTCCAATGGTGGAAGCTAATGAGGAAGAAACCGGTTATATTCGAAAATTGTTACTTGATTATAAATTGCTTTCTGAATAA
- a CDS encoding aspartate-semialdehyde dehydrogenase yields the protein MIRPNIAILGATGAVGQEFIKLIEERNFPFNQLKLLASSRSAGAEITVKGQSYKVEEATSNSFTDIDIALFAGGKITKTLAPEAVKQGAIVIDNSSAFRMDKNVPLVIPEINAEDIHWHKGLIANPNCSTIIMLMALKPIYNLSRINRIIVSTYQAVSGAGKQAIDELIHECQAYLMGEQYKPQILPSASLPKHYPIAFNLIPQIDAFVEEGYTKEEMKMVNETHKILHDFQIGITATTIRVPVLRSHAESLYIETDNMLSMQQIKEALQNFPGVAVMDNPEEMIYPMPIDTSNKDEIMVGRIRPDLYCKNGINLWVSGDQIRKGAALNALQIAEYILAHNMLKNKRSI from the coding sequence ATGATACGACCTAATATAGCAATTTTAGGAGCAACAGGGGCTGTTGGTCAGGAATTTATAAAATTAATAGAAGAAAGAAATTTTCCTTTTAACCAATTAAAGTTATTAGCTTCTTCTCGTTCTGCCGGTGCAGAAATTACAGTAAAAGGGCAAAGTTACAAGGTAGAGGAAGCTACTTCAAATTCTTTTACTGATATAGATATTGCATTGTTTGCTGGAGGAAAAATTACTAAAACATTAGCACCTGAAGCGGTAAAACAAGGAGCTATTGTTATTGATAACTCCAGTGCGTTTAGAATGGATAAAAATGTCCCTTTAGTAATACCTGAAATTAATGCAGAAGATATTCATTGGCATAAAGGACTTATTGCAAATCCTAATTGTTCTACTATAATTATGCTTATGGCATTAAAACCTATCTATAATTTATCTCGTATTAATAGAATTATTGTAAGTACGTATCAAGCAGTATCAGGTGCCGGTAAACAAGCTATTGATGAATTAATACACGAATGTCAAGCATATCTTATGGGGGAGCAATATAAGCCACAAATATTGCCAAGTGCGTCTCTCCCCAAACATTACCCTATTGCATTTAATCTTATTCCTCAAATTGATGCATTTGTAGAAGAGGGATATACAAAAGAAGAAATGAAAATGGTAAATGAAACACATAAAATTCTTCATGATTTCCAAATAGGGATTACTGCTACAACTATTCGTGTACCGGTATTACGAAGTCATGCAGAATCTCTATATATAGAAACAGACAACATGCTTTCTATGCAACAAATAAAAGAAGCTTTGCAAAATTTTCCGGGAGTAGCAGTTATGGATAATCCTGAAGAAATGATTTATCCGATGCCAATTGATACCTCGAATAAAGATGAAATTATGGTAGGGCGTATTCGCCCTGATTTATATTGCAAAAATGGAATTAACCTTTGGGTTTCAGGCGATCAAATAAGAAAAGGTGCCGCATTAAATGCACTGCAAATTGCAGAGTATATACTTGCACATAATATGTTAAAAAATAAAAGGAGCATATAA
- the dapB gene encoding 4-hydroxy-tetrahydrodipicolinate reductase: MIKVLVNGACGRMGSEVVRTLEVEKDLQLIAAVDPQHAGGNLGMLTRTNYKDIPIYKNLNEALTICVPDVVIDFTTPSIIKESAKTVISKGIHMIIGTTGLTVEDREELSNMVDITGSHVLIAPNFSLGAVLLIKVSAEIAKYMPNTEIIELHHNHKYDAPSGTAKLTAEKIAEARILTAEKDNTKESLIGARGGKYHDITIHSVRLPGYVAHQEVLFGGHGETLTIKHDSLDRKSFMPGVMLAVKNIFKHPGLVYGLENYLE; encoded by the coding sequence ATGATTAAAGTTTTAGTAAATGGTGCTTGTGGACGTATGGGAAGTGAAGTGGTTAGAACACTGGAAGTAGAAAAAGATTTGCAATTAATAGCTGCTGTTGATCCGCAACACGCAGGAGGTAATTTGGGTATGCTTACTCGAACTAATTATAAAGATATACCTATTTATAAAAATCTGAATGAAGCATTAACTATCTGCGTACCAGATGTAGTTATTGATTTTACTACGCCTTCTATTATTAAAGAATCTGCAAAAACAGTTATCTCCAAAGGTATACATATGATAATTGGGACAACCGGATTAACTGTTGAGGACAGGGAAGAGTTATCTAATATGGTTGATATTACCGGAAGCCATGTTTTGATTGCACCTAACTTTTCTTTAGGTGCTGTTCTCTTAATAAAAGTCTCTGCAGAAATTGCAAAATATATGCCTAATACGGAAATTATTGAACTGCATCATAATCATAAGTATGATGCACCATCCGGTACAGCTAAACTTACCGCTGAAAAAATTGCAGAAGCACGTATTTTAACAGCAGAAAAAGATAATACTAAAGAAAGTCTTATCGGGGCTAGGGGTGGCAAATATCATGACATTACTATTCATAGTGTAAGATTGCCCGGATATGTAGCGCATCAAGAAGTGCTCTTTGGTGGACATGGAGAAACTCTTACAATTAAACATGATTCACTAGATAGGAAATCTTTTATGCCGGGAGTTATGTTGGCAGTGAAGAATATTTTTAAACATCCGGGACTCGTCTATGGGCTTGAAAATTATTTGGAGTAA
- the recN gene encoding DNA repair protein RecN, producing the protein MLQSLNIINFAIIDDTLLEFEEGVVVFTGETGAGKSIIFDALAVLLGRRASVNMIRSGAEFFRVEGIFSMTEKLEEVLKSLDIDIDENQLIISRKMNTKGRGTCMINGSLCTLKQIQSIGNELLILHEQNDNEMLLSANSCQIMIDESSKEIRDLYKNYRKEYTSWYNLRKQLLEFETKKQEHERRLDILQWEINRIKEAEIKKEEDEYIDKQIKILSNQEKIREKIVDSISLIHAENGVIELLSKVLRNLNSISMYDQELNEVIESIQSAYYTIDDRGSFLESYQNTIEYSEKDLNELQLRDELLNDLKHKYGPTLDDVIDYLRTKENEYAELHDMIFKSDSLKEKLNTLTSQLKDKIKNINEIRLLYGNKLCNQLTSILRQMGMQNATIKLCLIPSKEPTVTGVDEMELYFSANEGEPLLPMRKIASGGEISRIALAVEVITAPLFKTRTLVFDEIDTGISGEAALQVAKQISKLGESVQVLCITHLPQTASIGDQYYHIQKEVKNGRTYTLPTQRTHKEHLMDVAHLISGKEITETSLASAIELEQLLKNNK; encoded by the coding sequence ATGCTCCAAAGTTTAAATATTATCAATTTTGCTATTATTGACGATACTTTACTTGAGTTTGAAGAGGGGGTTGTCGTTTTTACGGGGGAAACTGGTGCCGGGAAATCTATTATTTTCGATGCATTAGCTGTTTTACTTGGACGTAGAGCTTCTGTAAATATGATACGAAGTGGGGCAGAGTTTTTTCGAGTAGAAGGTATATTTTCAATGACGGAAAAACTCGAAGAAGTGCTTAAAAGTCTGGATATTGATATAGATGAAAATCAATTAATTATTAGCCGCAAAATGAATACTAAAGGACGTGGAACTTGCATGATTAACGGTTCTTTATGTACTTTAAAGCAAATACAAAGCATTGGGAATGAATTGTTGATTTTGCACGAGCAGAATGATAACGAAATGCTTTTATCCGCTAATTCTTGCCAAATAATGATTGATGAATCTTCCAAAGAAATTCGTGATTTGTATAAAAATTATAGAAAAGAATATACCTCCTGGTATAATTTACGCAAACAATTATTGGAGTTTGAAACTAAAAAGCAGGAACATGAAAGAAGATTAGATATTTTACAATGGGAAATTAACAGAATTAAAGAAGCGGAAATAAAAAAAGAGGAAGACGAATATATAGATAAACAAATAAAAATCTTATCTAATCAAGAAAAAATTCGTGAAAAAATAGTAGATTCAATTTCTCTTATTCATGCAGAAAATGGTGTAATAGAACTATTATCTAAAGTTTTACGCAATTTAAATAGTATTTCTATGTATGATCAGGAGTTAAATGAAGTTATAGAATCTATACAATCAGCTTATTACACGATTGATGATCGGGGTTCTTTTTTAGAATCTTATCAAAATACTATAGAATACTCAGAAAAAGATTTAAATGAATTACAGTTGCGTGATGAGCTTTTAAATGATTTAAAACATAAATATGGACCTACTTTAGATGATGTTATAGATTATCTTAGAACTAAAGAAAACGAATATGCAGAACTTCATGATATGATTTTTAAGAGTGATTCTTTAAAAGAAAAGTTGAATACTCTTACTTCGCAATTAAAAGATAAAATCAAAAACATAAATGAAATAAGACTTTTATACGGAAATAAGCTATGCAATCAATTAACATCTATACTTCGTCAAATGGGAATGCAGAATGCCACTATTAAATTGTGTTTAATCCCTTCTAAAGAACCGACAGTAACCGGTGTTGATGAAATGGAGCTTTATTTTTCAGCAAATGAAGGAGAACCCCTTTTACCAATGAGAAAAATTGCTTCAGGAGGAGAAATATCTAGAATTGCATTAGCTGTTGAAGTAATTACAGCACCACTTTTTAAGACAAGAACTCTTGTTTTTGATGAAATTGATACAGGTATAAGTGGAGAGGCTGCTCTTCAAGTTGCAAAACAGATAAGTAAATTAGGAGAATCTGTACAAGTTCTTTGTATCACACATTTACCACAAACTGCCAGTATAGGTGACCAATATTATCACATTCAAAAAGAAGTAAAAAATGGACGTACATATACATTACCTACTCAGCGGACACATAAAGAACATCTTATGGATGTGGCACATTTAATTTCCGGAAAAGAAATTACAGAGACGTCTTTAGCCTCTGCCATTGAACTTGAACAATTATTAAAAAATAATAAATAA
- the argR gene encoding arginine repressor, with the protein MKSSRIMKIKEIIQNQVIETQEELAEALKAEGINVTQATVSRDIKELRLVKVPYKDGKYRYAANSERIKSIPKSHASILFQEVVTKIDHTGNLVVIQTLPGSANSIASILDHFEFKGKLGTVAGDDTILIILRSEEEFPAFMEYLDEVF; encoded by the coding sequence ATGAAAAGTTCAAGAATTATGAAAATTAAAGAAATTATTCAAAATCAAGTTATTGAAACACAAGAAGAATTAGCAGAGGCATTAAAAGCAGAAGGAATTAATGTAACACAAGCTACAGTATCTAGAGATATAAAGGAACTTAGGCTTGTAAAAGTTCCTTATAAAGATGGTAAATATCGTTATGCAGCTAATTCTGAAAGAATAAAATCAATCCCCAAAAGTCATGCCAGCATTTTATTTCAAGAAGTAGTTACTAAAATTGACCATACAGGAAATTTAGTGGTTATACAAACACTTCCCGGGTCAGCTAACTCTATTGCATCTATTCTTGATCATTTCGAATTTAAAGGAAAATTAGGAACCGTCGCAGGAGATGATACCATTCTTATTATTTTACGTAGTGAGGAAGAATTTCCTGCATTTATGGAGTATCTTGACGAAGTCTTTTAA
- a CDS encoding NAD(+)/NADH kinase, with the protein MKFAIFPNMEKSVFYKLFPQLADIFNELGIEYYLLDKYKKKAEEHNLFIEDKHYKSLEWITSHVSYVMSIGGDGAYLAVACTMADYPVAQVGLHMGDFGFLNLISEKNLKERMIQITQNDYILEKRFFLESYLIHQDGTKKMLPIALNDVVVGHSAIGKMVRLHLHIDKQFIQTYAADGIIISSPTGSTGYAMSCGGPVLPSDSKDFLVIPVCVHTGLTSPLIIPNNAEVKITLPEREKNVHISLDGTYTFQMAPTDQLIIKNCLKQIRFIRFKDQGFFKILTKKFENYEKKE; encoded by the coding sequence ATGAAATTTGCTATATTTCCTAATATGGAAAAATCTGTATTTTATAAGCTATTTCCACAATTAGCGGATATATTTAATGAATTAGGCATAGAATATTACCTTCTTGATAAATACAAGAAGAAAGCAGAAGAACATAATTTATTCATTGAAGATAAGCACTATAAATCATTAGAATGGATTACTTCACACGTTTCCTATGTAATGTCTATTGGTGGAGATGGTGCTTATCTTGCAGTAGCTTGTACTATGGCAGATTATCCTGTTGCACAGGTGGGACTTCATATGGGAGATTTTGGATTTCTTAATTTAATTTCTGAAAAAAATTTAAAAGAACGAATGATTCAAATTACGCAAAATGATTATATTTTGGAAAAACGATTTTTTCTTGAATCATATTTAATTCATCAAGATGGTACTAAAAAAATGCTTCCTATTGCATTAAATGATGTAGTAGTTGGACATAGTGCTATTGGTAAAATGGTACGACTTCATTTGCATATCGATAAACAATTTATTCAAACTTATGCAGCTGATGGAATTATTATATCTAGTCCTACGGGGTCTACAGGATATGCTATGTCTTGTGGTGGACCGGTACTACCTTCTGATTCAAAAGATTTTTTAGTAATACCTGTGTGTGTTCATACCGGACTTACTTCTCCCTTAATCATTCCTAATAACGCTGAAGTAAAGATTACTCTTCCGGAGCGAGAAAAAAATGTTCATATTTCATTAGATGGTACTTACACATTTCAAATGGCTCCGACAGATCAATTAATTATTAAAAATTGTCTAAAGCAAATTCGATTTATTCGATTTAAAGATCAAGGTTTTTTTAAAATATTGACTAAAAAATTTGAAAATTATGAAAAGAAAGAATAA